aCAGGCACATTAACAATTACCAACAATTGCCAGATGCATTTTGATTAAGTATCATCTGTTGGTGGTTTGAAGGCatgttaataaaacataaatagatGTGaggttttgtttgatttttttatgttcatttacAATCATTGTCCAGGTGATTTACTGCCATGGCATGTCCCATACTATAGGTGGCAGTAAGCACCTTTAAGTTTGGCCTACAATAGCCTCGAAGAAGAAAGCTCGTGACGTGATCACTTCCGTAACAGCGGACTGACAGTGCAACAACCTGACAACAACATGGATGTTGTGGCCGAAGTTAGCAAGGAAACTGGGTTCGCCGGGGAAAGTGGCGCGGACAAGATACAAGAGCGACTACAGAAGAGGCACCAGGCGAGGGTGGAGCATGCTGAGCGGAGAAAGGAAGCTAAAGAGAGCCAGTCTGTCGCGGAGGAAAAGGGCGAGTACTTCTACACCACTTTCAACAAAGAGCGGGCGTCCATCGAGGAGCTGCTGGCCAGTTCCTCCGGAGCTAACCGGGCTGCGGTGGCGCAAACACTGGAAGAGGCGACGGCTAAAACGGTCCAGCTGCAGAAGTTTCTTAATGACAGCATGTTGTTTCTTAAGCAGTACGACCTGAGACAGGCCCAGGCCGCTCTCCAGAAACTCCAAACCTCCCTCACTGAGATCAGAGAGGAGGCTCTGCCCAAGAAGAAGTTTGGCTTTCGAGCTCGCACTAAAGCAACCGACCAAGTCTCTGCACCAGTGTCAGCAGCACCTTTACCTGATGCCGGCACACCTGCAGATTCTGGTAGCACTAAGGTGGATGGACCAGCTGCTCCTGGGCAGTGCAGCTTCTCCAACATGGATAATGTGAGTCTGACAAAGAAAGCTGAGGAGATACAGAAACGAGACGTGCTGTTGTCTCACCTGACTAACTGCAAGGTCCGTCTGTTTGGTGCCCCCAGCACACTGCACCTGAAACACATTGACAGCTGTGAGATCCTGTGTGGGCCCGTGTCTAGTTCAGTATTCATTGATCACTGCACAAACAGTACTCTGGCTGTCCCCTGTCAGCAGCTGCGGACTCACAACACCACGGACACACAGGTGTATCTGCACGTCACCAGCCGAGCCATCATAGAGGACTGTCGTGGAGTGAGCTTCGCCCCGTTCTCCTGGTCTTATCCCACCCTAGGGGAGGACTTTACTGTGGCCGGCTTAGACCAGGAGAGAAACAACTGGACCCAGGTGGATGACTTCAACTGGCTGGCTGCAGGAACACCTTCCCCTAACTGGACTGTCATTCCAGAAGTAGACCGGAAAACCAACTGGGACCCCTAGAATTAAacatttacaactttttttatctGCCAAAGTAACATGTCAGTAAAACcatcaaatgaaatgttttaagcccaaatacacaaatgttattttgttcATGTTATTTTACAAAGATCAGTGGTTTTAATGACGTTTTTTTATTAAGCCAGTGACTGTGggtatattataattttttgctgttgttggtaGATGTAATCCACTGATTGTGTTACGCTGCTACATAGAGCTGGAGAAAAGGGAAGTATGGATGACCAGCTTAAATCTGCACtgagttaaaaaataacaaacacacagtgggACCTTTGGTACAGAACAGCATCACATCGCAGCTGATTCATTGAATCCACTCTTTTGCCAAAATGAAACTAGTTTGGAGATTTGTAGACTTATATTCTTCTTCACGCTTAAGGAACAATTGAAACTAAAGagcaaaatgcaaaactctTTGAAAAAGCAGTTAAAGATGACCAAACAGGGAaggttaatgtctttttttcagtagGATTCAGAAATTCGTAGAtgtttgcagtttttgtttgtAGTTATTGCTGTATAATGCAAAAGAAACTACATAAATgtaggatttattgcaggaATGCTGTATTAGACTGCATGGCTTATTGAACCTAACCTAACAAACTGAATGTAGTTAGcatagagctgcaactaactaacttttttttttattaatctgcTGACCCCTGATCCTAAAGTGCACTTGAATTCTTTAGTGGTAGTCTGATTTTACAAAACGTAACACCATCTAATCTGTTCTTTGTAATAAAATGTACTGGAATAGAAACAAGACACAAATAAATGGCTTCCTGctcaacaacttttttttagtgtttgcaTTCAAATATACCCAgcccacttaaaaaaacacaaattaatatgAAGCAGATCCAGAATGAGCTTTATACAATATTTTTATAAAGCTACAAAAAAgttaatgtaatattttcctttaatcCTCCCTATTTAGCATTCATAAAACCCTACCTCACACGATTGAAAGGTgatatacaattaaaaatagACTGAGGCAAAgcaagacatacagtacatgatatTAAGGAAACAAAACGACGCAGTAACAGTGATGTAATGTCATAAACGAGCGGAGAGGGGCTGTAAGTTGGATTTGatattgtctttgattttggatattgtaatatcccAAGTATTGTCTTTTCCCGGATTTAAAAACAGGGTTAGAGTAAattgatgtaattttctgaacttaccagcatggttttatttatttgcttttaccaaCTTCgtcattattgatgattatttatttgaaatctcattgggaaaatattttgtaaagcacCATTTGTCATCCCTACAATATTGTTGGAATATCGCCATTGGAAGTATTGGTCAAGAACATTGTTAATAATATCAGCCATCCCTACAAGAAAGTGTTAAGGGCTGGTTCTAAATTGACACTTAAGGCATCATAGTATGTGCAATATAGAGGGAACTTCTTAATTGTAAGTAATTAAGGATGAATGAGGGGGCTAAGCATGCAATACTTTTAATAGCATTTGGCTTGTGTTTGTCACAAACAGTGTTCATTCTAATTGCCAAGATAGCAAGTGACAATAAGATAATTGAGAGCACTTGAATGAATTTATGAGCTTGTAAGGTTACATTTGCAACAGGTGTTTTGTACAGTAGGTGCATATTTATTAATGTGAGACCATGTGTTTTAACCATTTAATGTATCTCAGTTTTGTGtagcattcatttatttagtcaCGCTAGGGGGTTTAGGTATAAGCCTGAAAGCTCTGTTGTCTCTGTAATTGGAGCTTGAGTAGCACAGCCTAAATGAGTTTGCTCCACTGTGAAGACATCCGGTTTGTGTTAAACTTGTGGACTCCTAGCTGTGAATGAGTATGTTCCATTATTAGCTCCACTTTCCATGGTCCATGGCCTTTGTCAAGCTTCAGCTGATGCCATTACAGCTCCTGTTGTGTTCGATCAAGACAACCATGACCACGTGCACGCTCAAACCAATTATTGCACCTGGCAGAGGCTTACGTTTAGGCTCATCTTGTGTAGAGGGATTTCTGCAAATGGGATCAGGCTGCTTACAGGGGCTTAGCATGACGTACTGCAACTTTGAATTTAATCATGAGGATCCTCAGCAATCCTCAACTTCTCCAGGAGAACGGAACATCACGATTAGCCTCACCTGtgtgtaaaagaagaaaaaaaggcgGTAAAACTTGGGGGGGGAAGCCTTATGAAAATTTAAGTTTCTGTCACAATGGGAGAGGAGATAgctttgaaaaaataacaatccTGTGCCATCCACAGGTCCTCCTGGGTGCTTCATCTCTGCTGTTTTGTCGTGGGATGGATTACAGTTTGAACTGACTCTCCTGACCCGTTGGACCAGCCAAGGAGACCTTGATAGCAAAGAGACGGATCGCACATTCAAGAACACCTTGAAGTGCCTGCtgttctattttattattttacccTCTTTTTCACAGGCAAGAACACATCCCAGGTTGAACGATGGTTTTGATGTTGGTCAAGTTTGACCTGAAGAAGCGAGTAAAGCTCGCTCAGACAGTCTGGTTCATGTACTGGTTCGCTGTAATGGCCGGCGTGCTGGTCTTCAGCATGGGCCTATTCTTTAAGATCGAGCTGCGAAAGCGCTCAGAACTTATGGACAACAACGAGAGCCACTTCTTGCCCAACCTGCTCATATTAATGGGTCTAATAACCTGCGGCATTAACGCCTTTGGAGGCAAAATCTGCTACGACTCACTAGACCCTAACAAGTTTGTAAAGTGGAAGTCCATATTGAAGAGCTTCTTGGTGTTATGTGTGGTGTTCAATGGCCTATTGTTTCTGACGGCCCTGATGTGTTTCTTGATGAGGATTCCTCTGCAGTTCACCCTGGCTGAGGGGCTGAAGAACGGCATGAGGTACTACAAGGACACAGACACACCGGGACGCTGCTACATGAAGAGGACCCTGGACCTGATGCAGATGGAGTTCCGTTGCTGCGGAAATGACAACTACAGAGACTGGTTTGAGATTCAGTGGGTTAGCAACCGCTACCTGGACTTCGGGGCAAAAGAAGTCAAAGAGTAAGTGAcagtgactttaaaaaaaaagaaaaagttatcaTTAATGTGTGACGTGACTGTGAGAGGACTACAAGAGATGAGACTGAGTGTATCAAGGTGGAGGGCTGTAGGGGTGGTCTACACAAAGTAAGAGTTCAGTACAAGTGGATTTGAGGTGAAGGTAGGTCAGAGCACTTTCATCCACTCAGGATTACGATCACAGCAATGGTGAAAGCAATAGGGACGTGGCATTGGAAACAGCAAGGGCCGAAGACATTACTAGGCAGTTTTATGGACAAAGTCACGGAGGAGGGAGCTGAGTAGGTGATTAGTTACAGAAAAAGATACACAAGGTCAAAAAGGCACGATGTTCCTGTCTAGTAATATGTGGCCTGTTTGTGACAACCTGCTCATGTCTGCACAGATTTTTGGGCAACAAGCAACAGTTGGGTTTGTGAGTGACGGTTGTGAAGAGGACAATTTTGCTCATTGGCACATAGTTAGCATTTAATCTCAAGGATTACACCGCCCATGTCCTTTAAGAATCAGTGTCCTTTTCAATCAGCAGAGAATCTGGCAACACTCCAGGAACAGCACTGCACAATAACACAATatgtagcctagtcgggatcaGTATGAACACTAGCTCTCTGATTACAATAATACTGGGGAGTAGGCCTAACGTAGAGAGGTGATTGATGAAAACTTGTGATGCCATTACAGGACAGTAATCATggaaagaaatgtattaaatgcCAGTACAGCAATCTTTCTAGTTCCTAATTTTCGTCAATAGTATCCAGAACATATACTTATCTTATATAATGTAGTATTGCATATATGTTCTGTAGTATGGACCAAAAATGTTATCTATCATTATTTTAGGCTTGAATACATGTTTCTTTAAATCACTAAAATCTGGCCTTCTCAAGTCTTAGTGATCCAATCATTAGTGTCTTTCCAATGACCTACTACCAACGATCACAGATGACAGGATTGCGGTCGAGCCCTTTAAgtaaaaattgttttcaaatttaGTGTACTTCTGTAGTCCAGTGTTATGGAGATGTCATCAAAGTACTTTACACCTTGACTGATTTACATTTGATGAAAAGTAGTTCTTGACTGCTGGTTGTTCACTAGTGACCATGTTGTTTAAGCTCCACACAATGAATAGCTAGTAGTTCAAGTAATTTTAGCCCACAGACACTACACATATATCTCTCTCACTTTCACGTCCAGCCCATCATAGCATGGCATTAACATGACACTTTTCCTCATCCTTTTAGCCGCATTGGGAGCAACGTGGACGGCCAGTATCTGATGGATGGGGTCCCGTTCAGCTGCTGTAACCCCAGCTCCCCGAGACCCTGCATCCAGAACCAGATGACCAACAACACTGCCCACTACAGCTATGACCACTACACGGAGGAGCTCAATGTGTGGAAGCATGGCTGCCGTGACGCCATGTTGTCCTACTATGGAGGCATGATGAACACCATCGGAGCCCTGGTGCTATTGGTCACTGTTCTGGAGGTCAGGGCCAGCAATGCATCAACACAAATATTCCCTTTTGATGTACAAACTTACTTCAAAAAGGATGTTTACTTCATCATGTTAAGTTTTGGTAGACTATCTACACCATCACATAGCCTTCTTGGGTACTG
This sequence is a window from Etheostoma cragini isolate CJK2018 chromosome 21, CSU_Ecrag_1.0, whole genome shotgun sequence. Protein-coding genes within it:
- the prph2a gene encoding peripherin-2a gives rise to the protein MVLMLVKFDLKKRVKLAQTVWFMYWFAVMAGVLVFSMGLFFKIELRKRSELMDNNESHFLPNLLILMGLITCGINAFGGKICYDSLDPNKFVKWKSILKSFLVLCVVFNGLLFLTALMCFLMRIPLQFTLAEGLKNGMRYYKDTDTPGRCYMKRTLDLMQMEFRCCGNDNYRDWFEIQWVSNRYLDFGAKEVKDRIGSNVDGQYLMDGVPFSCCNPSSPRPCIQNQMTNNTAHYSYDHYTEELNVWKHGCRDAMLSYYGGMMNTIGALVLLVTVLEVAVTIGLQYVNSSLSTLANPEDPESESEGWILEKTVKETFTDIMATMKSMGKGTKVEEGGEAVVTTVS
- the tbcc gene encoding tubulin-specific chaperone C; the encoded protein is MDVVAEVSKETGFAGESGADKIQERLQKRHQARVEHAERRKEAKESQSVAEEKGEYFYTTFNKERASIEELLASSSGANRAAVAQTLEEATAKTVQLQKFLNDSMLFLKQYDLRQAQAALQKLQTSLTEIREEALPKKKFGFRARTKATDQVSAPVSAAPLPDAGTPADSGSTKVDGPAAPGQCSFSNMDNVSLTKKAEEIQKRDVLLSHLTNCKVRLFGAPSTLHLKHIDSCEILCGPVSSSVFIDHCTNSTLAVPCQQLRTHNTTDTQVYLHVTSRAIIEDCRGVSFAPFSWSYPTLGEDFTVAGLDQERNNWTQVDDFNWLAAGTPSPNWTVIPEVDRKTNWDP